GGTGGTCCGGTGATCGAAATGGTTAGTGGCTCTTTTGCTCGGTCCAACCACTCCTCTTATGCTCCTTTGAGCACCAATGATCCTGGTCCTTCAAGGTAGTTTctgggttcttgttcttgatgatCCAGTTGAATTGTTTCTTGCTGtgatttgaaataaaaatacattttttttttttttttgaacacacacTGCATTAATTTAAAACCAGAGAGTTAGGTGGGAGCCATAAAGGCATCAACCATACAAAGAGCTGTTTTAGCTAGATAATCGGCCACAACATTTTGATTTCTAGGGATCCAAGCAAAAGATACAGAGAGGGAAGGTGAGGAGCTCAGACTAGCTATGTCTGAGAGCATGCCATGAAGCTCCGATATCGGTTCCTTCTTGTTCAAGGCTCTTATCAGCTGCGAGCAATCGGATTCTAGACGGCAAGACTGTATTCCACGGGTTCTGCAGAAGATTAGTGCAAACTTTCTTGAttggtttgaataaaaatgcaaacTTTATTGTTATTTGTGAATGTTGTTTTTTGCAGTAGCGATGATGCGTTCACAATTGGTCTGCCACCAGCTTGGGTGGATGATTCTTAGGAGATCACATTTAATATACAGAAGGTGCGAGACAAGATGGGTGAGCTAGTTAAGGCTCATTCAAAGGCTCTAATGCCTACCTTTGGAGATAACAAAGGGGATCAACGTGCTGTTGAGATGATCACTCATGAAATCACCGATTTGTTGAGGAAGTCAGAGAAGAGGTTGCACAATTTATCTACTAGAGGAGGAGGGCCTTCAGAAGAATCTAATCTCAGGAAAAATGTGCAGGTAATTGCTGGACTTCTTTCTTTTTGAGCTTGTTAAGGTTAAAGAGTGTATGGCCATGTAGATTCTAGAGGAATTTTGGTTAAACTATATCTCAGATGAGAAAATATTTTTCGTTACCGGTCTAGTTGACATTATCATCAGTTAGgtttattatatgttttgagTTTGTAGCTTGAGGTTAAAGTTCTGTCTACATGTGTAGTAGGGCTCTCCAATGGACTTGACCTATCTAGTTGCCATTACCAATCTAGTTGAGAGTTAGTATCATCAGTTAGCAAATGTATGAAGTAAAGTGTGGTTTTTATCCttttaaattaactattatTTGGTTTGAGTTTGTTCTGTGTACATGTGTTAGTGGGGATCTCCTATGGACTTGACATACTGTTTTTTGACAGCGTTCTCTTGCAACAGATCTTCAGAGCCTCTCCATGGAGCTCCGCAGAAAACAGTCTACTTATTTGAAACGTCTCCAGCAGCAGAAAGAGGTACTTTACCAATTTTATTCTTGGGATATGCATGTTGTACCCTAAGTTGATGCTCTTATTTCTCAGCGTGTCATTAACACAACTTTCATTAAATTTCATGCAAAGAGTTAGGTGAGTGTCATAACACCCTCAACCATACATAAAGCTTCTTTAGCTAAGGAATCAGCAACAACATTTGGCGATTGATGTTAATGACACGCGGAAGGCCAAGACAGTCTTGATGGATCATGAAACCACAATCAAAGCATGTGTAAGGGCTTCGATCTCCTTTAGACCGCAAGCATTACATGTAAAAGAATCGAGTCTTGGAAGAAGGGTGAGTTGGTGATCATGAGCCTTCGGATCAACAAGAGATTTTTGTGGTGGATTTAAAACACAAGGCAAATCCACAGTGAAGTTACAAAATGaacaatgataaaaaaattcacCAATTTCTGTTCCGCAAAGACGACATTTACCATCAGAATATTCTGGTGGTTCACCAGTGAGGAGCTTAAGAGGATGCAAGGAGTGGTAAGAGTGGTTTACCTCTGGTGAGTAATTTAGCTCTGATGCTTCTGGGTGCCATACACAATACACATGGAAGGCTACATCGCATTCATCACATATGTATGGAAACTCATCATAATCACCCTTCCCGCATTTAGCAGTGCACTTAAAATTACAGTGTTCCTTGAAAAGTGGGAGCTTGTGGCGGTGCGTCTCGAAATTGTCAATAACATCTGGTGGTGGGTACTTGGCACAGTCAAGGTCCACGTCAAAGTCACACATCTCACAACGATAGCATAGATTCACGATCCCCTTCCACATAAACCACATATGTTACCTCCTTTATCATGTCGAAGCTGGAGAGTGTGATTGGGATGAGATGGGTGGTCGATGAACTCAGAGAGCTCGTCGCCACATTCCTTGTGCAAGAAAAAATCACAGGTTTTGCAATAGTAGCCATCACTCTGCGATACAAAACGTTGACAACAGTCACCTTTCCTCAGATCATTGAAAGGCttcataggatgctcgtggATAAATGGCAACGAGACTCCCTCAGATTCCATTTTGCTCTCGTATATGAAGAGATAAAGGGAAAGAAGGGAAGAAGATGGgtaatctcaaaaaaaaagatgggtAATCTGAAAGTAAGATCAAGTTTGAACGCTAGATTAGATCGTAAATCTCAAAGGCCTTCTTATAAAACAATGAATAGACTTACTTCTCGTATCTGACTTTTTGGTCgacattttaaaatagttatcaTTGTTGATTAGTTAACTATCATTTATTAGGAAGGACAGAACCTGACAATACAACTAACGTAGAACTTGTCCATTACATGGAGGGATGGTGGCAACTGGCAAAGGAGTtcctataaaataataatagatttACTTTTCATATCTGACTTTTGGTGGCCATTCGataactatttaaataattatcatTGTTCATTAGTTAACTATATTTACTTGGGACAGAAGCTACGGCTTATGTCTGGAACCCTGTGATTTTACATTTTAGTGTCACACGAAATGTCGATCGTAAAAGTTTACTCTCTTGATGAAACTAAAAGTCTCAAACACTAAGCTTAGGGCTGATATCTAAACTCACAAAAGGAGAAGTAATAAACTCATTGAAACAAGCCATCCTGATACGCTCCGGAGTGGCAGGAGTGTACAAAGGGAACCATTTGCTACCAAATGCGGTTTATGAAAAAGATAGTAAAAAATAAGAAGTGAAAACTGACGTTTCAAATCCTCTTACTTGTCCCACACATGTGACCATTTCTGTAGCAAATAGTTCTACGTCGGCAACAGCAGTTCCAATCATATTATCTGCTGGAACACCTTGTTCACGAAATATCACAGCGTTTACAATAGTACCGTCACTATGAGATTTAAAGCATTGACTGCAATCACCTTAACCTGCTGGTTGCTGTATTCTCTTTCAATGATTAAAATATGAGTACAGATATGAGAAACCAACCTCGATCGTAACTAAGACaagttgttcttttttttttgtcaacgagaCAAGTTGTTCATTGTGTAGCACATGGCCACATGCCATTTATTTTTAAGACATTCAGCACTATCGaaatgtaaatacaaaaaaacagctagccttttttgttataacaaaccTAAGGATATAAGATACAATACATTAGGTCAACTCATAATAAAGTGAACTTGTCCAAGGAATAATATAAGAAACTAAAACGTATAAACATCTTGCCTCCATGGCATACTTTATTACATTACAGTTTTAATGATTTATCTCGCTAGAGAACTCTCCAATAAAATATAAGGGCAATCAATAGAGCAAATGTATTCCGCTGAGTTTCCAAGGAACTTGAAGTAGATAGGGTACATGCAACGAGGCCTACACCAAATGCAAAATGGGCGAGTTACACATTTCTTCAGGGCTTCTATCAAGTTCAGCTGCGATTCTCTGGATCCAGTTTTCAATTATAAGCATTCCTTGTGGACCTCCAAAGCCTAGGAAAGCAGTGTTGCTAGGATAGTTAGTAAAGCAAACGTTCCCTCTGATCCTCACATGTGGGATCTCATAGACATTATCAGAGTTAAACATTGCAATCTCAAGAACAGCTTCGGAAAGATCCAAAGAGTTTCCACCATTGTTCTAGACTTCAAGGTCATACGCCAATACTTTCCCATCATTAGTAAACCCAACCTGTAAATTTTAGCAGAGTAACAATTTAAAAGGAAATGTTTTATCTAATAACCACAGAGGATGATGATACCTTGTACTTTCCAACAAAACTATGACGGTGACCAGATATCATCATGTCCACATCTCTGTCCAGTATGAGTTTCACTGGTCGGTTCAAAAGGTAGGAAGGAACAGAAGCTGCAGCAGCTATGAAGGCTGATCTCGTTTCCTTGCCACCAAAGCCACCACCAATTCTTTTGGTTTTGCATACCACTTTAGACATTGGAAGTCCAAGAACATGTGAAACATATTGCTGGTGCCTATGAGGATCctacatatatttaaatcaaGCAGAACAAACATTATTGATTTAAAATCATAGTTAGTTAATATCTACTGGTCATAGAGTGGAACCAATGAGATTTTAGATGATATAAATGCTAAATAGTCGGCTTGCCTGACCAACACTTGATCTAGTTTAAATGGGTtgctgaaagaaaaagaagaagctaaaTAGTATGCTTACTTGAGTGGATGAGATCATATGAACTTCATTGCCTCCATCACTTGTCCAAACCAAACTACCATGAGGCTCCATGTAGAAGTGTTCCTGGCTGCCCATTTGAACCTCTCCTTCTATTATCTTATCGCACTGACCTGACTGAAAGCATAGCTCTACATCTCCTTTCCTTAGCATTTTCTCTGTATTTGGATGAAAACTTTCAGCGGCAATAGCCTCCTTGATTGATAATATTGCTGGTAACTCTTCATACTCAACTTCAACTTTTCATGCTGCAGCTTTTGCATTCTCATGTGTATCCGCAACAACCACACCAATGACCTGCAAGAATCACATGCCGTTTAATGAAAAGCTAAGAAAGAAAGTGAAAAGTGAGTCTTACTTGTCCCACACACGTGACCACGTCTGTAGCAAATAGTTCTTCATCGGCAACAACAGGTCCAATCTTATTATCTGCTGGAACGTCTTTGGCAAGAAACAGACCAGCAAAACCAGGTGAAAGTTTGGATTTCGAGTCATCAATTGAAATCTTATTATCTGCTGAACAATCTTCTTATTCTTAATTATTGCCTGCTTCATGATTCCTATAACTTTCGCTAAGTCTCTTGCCAAACTTGAAGGGATCCAAATAGTTCTCTCTTTCTTAAGTACAACATGAATTTTGTTCGCTCATGCTAGCTAGTTAAAGTAttctactctcttttttttttgttttttctttgttcatatGCAGGAAGACTGTAAAGTCTGTAATCCAAGGGTTTCTTTCAGGATAGccttatagattttttttcacATTATACTTGCAACTATTTTGATGAGCATGACCTAAGTTGAAGGATATACATCACTTTTGTGTCGTGGCTTGACACAGAAGTTACCGTTTATGTCGGGGAAACCTGTGATTTTGGTGTCGATCTGTAAAGTTTACCACCTGATGAAACTGAAAAGTCTCAAACACTTAACTCACAAAAGGAGTAAAAGAGTTCCAATTTCCAGGGTAATTAACTTCACGATTTCCTTCTATAATAGTTTATAGAGAAATGCTTTGATAAACAATCATTTTCTACCCAAGAGAAGAGAGACACATCTTTCTTCCATGTTTGAATAGGCAGAGACAACACAAAGAATGGTGATGTGTAGGACAACAACACTCGGTTACACTATGATTCACAGTGATTGTTCTTTTAGTCCTCAAGAATCTGTTAcctataaatttataagaaaacagctcacatttttaaaataaaataaaaataagttcGATAGAGATCATCAAATTCATAATGGAAGTGAACTTGTCCAAGGAAGAATATAAGAAACTTAAACGAATAAACATCTTTCCTCATCAACGAAACCAAAATATGCAAGAAACGGAGCAAAGGTATGTCTCTGAGGTTCTTCCAAGCAACTTGAAGTAGATAGGGTACTTGCAACGATCCTTACACGGCCCCTTGCAAAACGGACGAGTTACACTATTATTGAGCTCCACCTCAAACGATTTGCACCAAATCTCTGCTATACTTCTTGGCATGAGCCCTGCAGAGTCTCCGAGCACACATTCTGTATGCAAACTAGCCCGCTGATCTTTACAAGTGTAGAACCATTCCTTTGGATTGGTTTCTCTCTCACAAATATCACACCAATATTTACCACTTGCCTCTTCCTCTTCGCCATAGCACAGTGAGAGAGGATGATCGTCTACTCTGTGCTTCACCACTTGTGGTAGAGTGGCGCATTTGAAGCACAATACAAATCTACAATCATCTTCAATGCACCTGAGCACATAATCTTCCTTGCTGTTGCAACCATTGCATATTTCTACTTCTTCTGTTGGAATGTAATATAAGGGATGTTGGGGATGACTTGGATGGACAAATGGCTCAGAAATTGAACCGCACAAGACATCAAACTCCTTACCCCCATCCTTGTACATGAAACCATTGGACCTTCGATAGCAAGCATCACAACTGAAGACTTCTAGCTCCTTGTTTGTAACTAAAGTGAGCCGTTCATTGTGTAGTACATGCCTTTTCTTTTTAGGACATTCAGCACACTTCTGATGGAGAGAAAAATGACAATCCATACATCCATAAAAGGATTGGAGACCGATGGGATGGATGCATGCGCTGCATCGTTTGTTATTCTCATACAAAACACACCATTCCCATGGATTCGTCTTAGGTAATGCTCTTTGTGGCTGAAATGTTGTATTGTGTTTTCATCTATTACCACATATGGTTCtgtaccttcttcttcttcgggtACTCCTTCGAGTTCTTTCCCGTTCCACACATCATTTCTGGTAGCACATTTAGAATGAAAGACATAGCCAGGACACCTCTTACAATAAAACCCTCCACATGTCCAATCCACCTTTTTGCGACAAACTCCGCACACAGAATTCATAGCAGCGTCACCAAGAACCGAAGTACGAGAAACACGGTGATCATGCCGGTTGATGTTAATGACACGTGGAAGGGCAAGACAGTCTTGATGGATCATGAAACCACAATCAAAACATGCGTAAGGGCTTCGATCTCCCTTCAGACCACAAGCATTACAAGTAAAAGAATCGAGTCGTGGAAGAAGGGTGAGTTGGTGATCATGCACTTTCGGATCAACAAGAGTTTTTTGTGGTGGGTTCAAAACACAAGGCATATCCAGTGTGAAGTTGCAAGAAGAACAATGATAAAACAATTCTTTGTCAATCTCTGTTCCGCAAAGACGACATTTACCATCAGAATAGTCCGGTGGCGGACCTGTGAGGAGCTTAAGAGGATGCAAGGAGTGGTAAGGATGGTTTACCTCTGTCGGATGATCTGTTGCTGGGTGCCATACACAATCCACGTGGAAGGCTACATCGCATTCATCACATTTGTAAGTAAGTCCAACACTAGCCTTCCCGCATTTAGCAGAACAGTTGAAGATGGTCTTATCCTTGACAAGTGTGAGCTTGTGGGGGTGAGTCTCAAAATTGTCAATAACATCTGGTGGTGGGTACTTGGCACAGTGTAGATCCAAGTCGCAGTCACACATCTGACAACGATAGCATAGCTTTGCGATTTTCCAACCACATAAATCACATATGTTACCTCCTTTATCAAGTCGAAGCTGGAGAGTGTGATTGGGGTGAGATGGGTGGTCGATGAATTGAGAGAGCTCGTTGTTGCCACATTTCTTGTGGACGAAAAAGACACAGAGTTTACAATAGTAGCCGTCACTCTGTGATTCATATCTTCCACAACAATCACCTCTCCTCAGATCATTCCAAGGCatcataggatgctcgtgaaaCAATGGTAACAACACTCCTCCCTCAGATTCCATTTGGTGGTCGTATACGAAGAGAGGGGAAGAAGATGGCTAAATCCCAAAGTTGCATAAAATTTCAAAGCTAGGTTAGATGGTTAGTCTGAGAGGCGTTCTTATAGACTTACTTTTTTACTTTTGGTGGTCATTCAATAATAATTAAAGTACTTCTCAATTATCATGGTTGATTAGTTAACTATATTTAGGACAGAAACCGACAAATACAATTAATGGGAAATTCTTTTCGCTCTAGCTTTTGTATTAGTTTATTGAATATTGAATAAAGAGCTATtcaacaaaatgaagaagaataaaaagTAAGTTCGCCCTAGAGCTCCCAGACACGAGTATCGAGACTCGATTGCAGCCGCCGCCTCTCGACGCCGGTGAGCCCTCTGGCCACCGGCGTCGGGTCCTCCGTTTTAGCTCTTCTCATCTTTCTCGTTTCCGTTTCGTTTCCACCGTTTACGTTAGCCCTCCGACCTGGTTCTCTGTCTCTGTCAACATCTCTGCTCACGCCAAGTTTCCTCTCCGTAGAAAGCTTGTCCTTGTGAGTCGCAGATCTTGGCTGTCTCACTACAGATCTGGTTCCACTGGATCTGACTTTTCATGGGGGATTCCCCAACCCGTCGAGATTCTCGCCGGTTTCAGTTCCCGTTTTCCATCACCATCATCGTGCTGCTATGCTCACCTCCCCCTCGACGAATACCCACCCCTTGTTGGGGTTGAAGCCATTCATCCTCTCCAAGTTGAGCCTCACAAGCCAGATCCGCCGCCATCTCCgcaccgaaataggaaaaatagGAAAAGCTTTAGCTATCTTCCTACGCTGTGTCTCATCTCTCCATCTGTTGGTCTGAGGCCTGAGCCGATGACTCACCACTCACCAAATGTATCCCATCCAGTCACCCGTCGCTGCACTTCAACCGCTGTACTGTCATCTTTCCGAAGAGGTCAGGTTTCTTATCTCCTTGGGGTCTTTACCAAAACAGATGTGCAAATATGGTCTTATCTCTCTTGTGCGAAAAGTTTATTATTCACTCATTTGCCGGTGGATTCATCGAGTTCGACTTCATCATCACTAGCAGCCTTCTCCTTGGAGAAGCAAACCACTACCTCCTTGTTAAGGAGTGTTTCCCTTCCAAACATTAAATGGAAGTGTCCATCCATATCTATATCCGTTTTGCTATCTTGCGTAGCGGTTCGTTTGGGGCCTGAAGATGCAACGGGTTTCGTTTCGGCGATTCTCCGAGGTGAAGATTGGATGTTAACGTCACTTGTGACTATTCTCAGCTTTCCGGTCGTGAAGGTTTTATCGACGCATTTGAGCTTGGTCTTGAATTCGCTGTCATCTTCTATGAAGAACTATCCTACTTATCTGCTTTTGTGATTGTAGtttatcattttaatcaaaGAGGATGGTTTATTCCCTCTGTTTATTGTAACCGAACGAGTTGAGATTGAATGAAAGTatgttgtgttcaaaaaaaaagaataaagagCTATTCCAATAAGTAAACATGATTGATTATGTAATTGACTGAGAGAGTCAGTTGTCAGTTTCTCTGTGCGCCAAAACTCCTTACACTTTGCTTCATAATACTGTCGAAGTTGTAACCACTGCTGGTTTCATCTTTGTATTGTGGAATGTAATACAAAGGATGATGATGCGTCACATAATATATCGTAACGTAAGGGAGAATGGGCTTTGAgactttacaaaatatatataattcaaaaaattcaCAATCAGTTACATGTATTTCGGAATAGACAGTGATTATGATTGtgttttaaaaacaaacaaaaaaaaaacagtgattTTGGTCACATAAGCAAAGTCTCAAACACTACTTGGTACAGAAGTTACTGCTTGCTTGATGTAGCGGAAGCTTTTAGGGATAGGACTAGAGATCCGTTGATTCTGAGAATACCCGGAAAACTAGGATAATCACAAAaatcttatttagtctaagaatgcctaagattaatgtcttcttaaattcgttgagatcaCCTATGATCTAGCCGAAAACAAGGAATAAAgagtttcaaacctctcttttataaaatatcaataacAATAATCTGAATACAACTCTAGGCATAGACGCCTATTTATATGAaaaccaaataattttaaaactattaaaaatcctTAAGATAATTATAACTAATTAAGATAAACACCAGAATAAATAATACTCtagataattaagatatttGGATATATCCAAATATCTCTCTCCATCATTCTCTCCGGGTTGGaaagattcgtcctcgaatcttaACCGTGGTCTTCAACCTCAAAACCTTTGAGACTTAAAATTTTCACACGAAATCTTATTCTTTTGCGACTCTTCCATTGGTATCTCTTGACCTTCTTATTATTCCTCTCCAGACAAATTATAAGACACGTATTGCCTTTAGCCAAAATTTCCATAATCTGCATGAAACCTCCCGTTTTATTCCACAACTCTAAGGAGACATCTGATTGGCTTCTAGTGCTGTTGAATATATACGTGACATCTTCTTTTGTCGATATGACATGGAGATTCTTGGTAGAAGCGAATCCATCTTCCCAAACATCCACCACATGTCCATCGCTCATCCTTGCaattttgatgaaattgttTTCATCATCGTCACAAATAGAACTTTTAACATGAGCGTCTTTCTCTTCCATAACAGCATCATCATAGATATCGAATATAGGATCGCCAACAATATCGATATAAACGATTTCTTCACTTTtagaaaacaagtttttttttgcgaaaaaaataaaataaatgttccCATTCAACATGATTCCAGACTCGAGTTTTGATTAAGAAACCAAAacaccagctctgataccacctgatGTAGCGGAAGCCTTATAAGATAGAACTAGAGATCCGTTGATTCTGAGAATACCCGGAAAACTAGGATAATCACAAagatcttatttagtctaagaatgcctaagatcaatgtcttcttaaattcgttgagatcaCCTATGATCTAGCCGAAAACAAGGAATAAAgagtttcaaacctctcttttataaaatatcaataacAATAATCTGAATACAACTCTAGGCATAGACGCCTATTTATATGAAAACcaaataatcttaaaactattaaaaatcctTAAGATAATTATAACTAATTAAGATAAACACcagaataaataataatctaGATAATTAAGATATCTCTCTCCATCATTGGTAACCTGTGAGTCTACCATCCTCATGTCTCAAACACTAAGCTTAGGGCTGAAATCTAAACTCACAAAAGGAGAAGTAAACTCATCGAAACAAGCCATCCTAATATACGCTCCGGGGTGGCAGGAGTGTCCAGATTGAACCATTTCCTGCCAAGACCCACCTCGGCTCTAGCCGCTTTGATCGCATCTTTAATCGCAAAGAAAACGGAGGCTCACCAACTGTTTTTGACCAAGGTATCTTGGGTCAGTTTCTTGACTTGCAAGTAAAGTAACAAAGCTTTGGGTGTGTGCTTTTTATATACCTTGAGAAGAGAAACCTATAAGTTGAAGGGAATCCCGGTTTAATCCATTTTAGAGCTGCATCTCCCCATTTAACTTCTTCTATAGCTACCCATCCTAACCCTTGCACAAATGCCCCTTCTATCTGCAACATGGTGAGATTTCAGACATAAAGACAACACTCTTTTGTTAAGATTTCaagtgattttgtttttgtttcaaagaGAAGAGTGAGTACTTGTCCAATATCCCAGGTCCAACTTTACATCGACTGTTCTTGTATGATAGTTACCAGTTAATGTATTGATCTCAACTACTGCAAATGCAGCTCCATAGGTGTAATATAAATTTGTAGTGATTTTTGACTAGCGATTGTTGGCAAGGCTGAGTCAAGCACCAGAATTTCAAAAGGTCACagtgatttttattattatttctcaaGAATCTGTTACCTataattttaaagaaaacaGCACGCCTTCTGTTATAACAAACATTATGGGTATGATAAGTACATTAGGGATATCAACTCATAATGGAAGTGAACTTGTCCAAGGAAGAATACAAGAAATTCTAAAACGAATAAATATCTTGCCTCATGGCGTACTTTATTACactttatagttttaatgatttATATCTATAGACCTCTCGAAATTAATTAAGATGAGCAAAAATAAGAGCAAGCGTATGTTCCTGAGGTTCCAAGCAACTTGAGTTTGATAGGGTACATGCAACGAGACTTACACCTGCTGCAAAATGGGCGAGTTACACTATTATTGAGCTCCACCTCATATGATTCGCCCCACAACTTTGCTACGCTTCTTGGCATGAGCCCTTCAAAGTCTCCGAGCACACATTCTGTATGCAAACTAGCCCGCTGATCTTTACACGTGTAGAACCAGTTATTTGGATAGGTTCTTTCCTCACAAATGTCACACCAGTATTTACCACTTGCCTTTTTCTCGCCATAGCATAGTGAGAGAGGATGATCATCTATTCTGTGCTTTACCACTTGTGGTAGAGTGGCACATTTGAAACCCAATACATATTCACAATCACCTTCAACGCACCTAAGCATCCGACGTTCTATGTTGCTGCAACCATCGCATAGTTCTCCTGTTGGAATGTAATATAAGGGATGTTCGGGATGACTTGGATGGACAAATGGCTCCGAAATTGAACCGCACAAGACATCTAACTTCTTATCACCATCTTTGTACATGAAACCATTGGACGTTCGATTGCAAGCATCACAACTGAAGACACGTAGCTCCTTGTTCGTAACTAAAGTAAGCTGTTCATTGTGTAGCACATGCCATTTCTTTTTAGGACATTCAGCACATTTATGATGGAGAGAAAAATCACAATCCATACAGTCATAAAAGGATTGGAGACCGATGGGATGGGTGCATGCACTACACCACTTGTTATCCTCATAGAGAACACCATTCCTGTGGAGCCTTAGGTAATGCTCTTTGTGGCTGAAATGTTGTATTGTGTTTTCATCTACCACCACATATGGTTCTacatcttcgtcttcttcagGTACTCCTTCGAGTTCTTTTCCGTTCCACACATCCTCTCTAGTAGCACATTTAGAATGAACGACATAGCCAGGACACCTTTGACAAGAAAACCCACCACAAGTCCAATCCACCTTCTTGCGACAAACTCCGCACACAGAATTCACAACACCAAGAATCGAAGTACGAGAAACACGGTGATTATGCCGATTGATGTTAATGACACGTGGAAGACCAAGACAGTCTTGATGGATCATGAAATCACATTGAACACACATGTAGGGGCTTCGGTCTCCTTTCAGCCCACAAGCATtacatgaaaaagaaaagagtctTGGAAGGAGGGTGAGTTGGTGACCATGagctttcaaatcaacaagAGATTGTGGTGGTGGGTTCAGAACACAGCGCATATCCAAGGTGAAGTTACAAGAAGAACAATGATAAAAAACCATTGTAGATGTACACCGTCGATTAAAATGAGATGAAAAAACGGTCTTCTAGGATGTTTTCTGCGGAGGTGCacttaggcgctagtcgggtTACTTCTGAGGTGTCCGGAttacctggattatcaaaaaaaaaaaccattacaGATGAAAAAAGTTAGATGGTTGTTGAATTATTATGTGGAAGAAAGAGATGATGTGGAATGTAAAAAGTGTAATTTAGGATGTTGAAAAATTGTGACTATTGTATATAGTGTAATGGGAAATTCTTTTCGTACAACTTTCATCATTATATGGAATGGTTGCAAGTGAGAATTATAAGTGCTCTAGCTTTTACATAAGTTTATTGAATATTGAATAAACAGCTATTCCAAGGTATATGTGGAGAGCATAATcatataaataagtaaatgtgAGTGATAGTAACGGTTAGTAATTGACTGAGAGAGCCAGTTCTGAGTCTCTTTAC
The sequence above is a segment of the Brassica napus cultivar Da-Ae unplaced genomic scaffold, Da-Ae ScsIHWf_1423;HRSCAF=2011, whole genome shotgun sequence genome. Coding sequences within it:
- the LOC125597316 gene encoding xanthine dehydrogenase 2-like, which codes for MLRKGDVELCFQSGQCDKIIEGEVQMGSQEHFYMEPHGSLVWTSDGGNEVHMISSTQDPHRHQQYVSHVLGLPMSKVVCKTKRIGGGFGGKETRSAFIAAAASVPSYLLNRPVKLILDRDVDMMISGHRHSFVGKYKVGFTNDGKVLAYDLEV
- the LOC125597315 gene encoding uncharacterized protein LOC125597315, with amino-acid sequence MRCVLNPPPQSLVDLKAHGHQLTLLPRLFSFSCNACGLKGDRSPYMCVQCDFMIHQDCLGLPRVININRHNHRVSRTSILGVVNSVCGVCRKKVDWTCGGFSCQRCPGYVVHSKCATREDVWNGKELEGVPEEDEDVEPYVVVDENTIQHFSHKEHYLRLHRNGVLYEDNKWCSACTHPIGLQSFYDCMDCDFSLHHKCAECPKKKWHVLHNEQLTLVTNKELRVFSCDACNRTSNGFMYKDGDKKLDVLCGSISEPFVHPSHPEHPLYYIPTGELCDGCSNIERRMLRCVEGDCEYVLGFKCATLPQVVKHRIDDHPLSLCYGEKKASGKYWCDICEERTYPNNWFYTCKDQRASLHTECVLGDFEGLMPRSVAKLWGESYEVELNNSVTRPFCSRCKSRCMYPIKLKLLGTSGTYACSYFCSS